One part of the Neoarius graeffei isolate fNeoGra1 chromosome 2, fNeoGra1.pri, whole genome shotgun sequence genome encodes these proteins:
- the LOC132871590 gene encoding trace amine-associated receptor 1-like has translation MDFDMNSSQILMLDIIPLCYEFSNSSCPKVAYPLLLRVPLYVFFSLVMVLTVFGNFFVILSIVHFKQLHTPTNYLVLSLAVTDLLLGGFLMPPTVILSVESCWYLGNLFCKIHNSVDITLCTASIINLCFISVDRYYAVCHPLLYQTIITPFVTLVMISICWSISFAVGFGIIFLGLNILGMEDFYHENFVCEGGCILFQTAASSTVSSLLSFYFPGIIMLSIYTKIFRVAQKQAKSIQDSTKKVQSMISKEEKKATKTLAVIMGVFLSLWTPFFICNVMNPFTGYMLPPGLFNMLIWTGYLNSTCNPIVYAFFYRWFRKALWTVLSGKIFQAGSSRINLYSH, from the coding sequence ATGGATTTTGACATGAACTCGAGCCAAATTCTGATGTTGGACATCATTCCACTTTGCTACGAATTTTCCAACAGCTCCTGCCCAAAAGTTGCTTACCCGCTCCTCCTCAGAGTGCCGCTCTATGTCTTTTTCAGCTTGGTGATGGTTCTGACAGTATTCGGAAACTTTTTTGTCATCCTGAGCATTGTTCATTTTAAACAGCTCCACACGCCGACGAATTATCTTGTCCTGTCTTTGGCTGTAACGGATTTGTTGTTAGGAGGATTTTTAATGCCTCCGACTGTGATCCTATCTGTCGAGTCTTGCTGGTATTTGGGGAATCTCTTCTGTAAAATTCACAACAGTGTTGATATCACATTGTGCACCGCATCCATTATAAACCTGTGTTTCATATCTGTTGATCGATATTATGCTGTGTGTCATCCATTGTTGTATCAGACCATAATTACACCTTTTGTCACATTGGTTATGATTTCCATTTGCTGGAGCATTTCATTCGCAGTTGGATTTGGAATAATATTTCTTGGTCTCAACATCCTGGGCATGGAAGACTTTTATCACGAAAACTTTGTCTGTGAAGGTGGTTGTATTTTGTTCCAAACTGCCGCCTCCAGCACCGTTTCATCTTTGCTCTCTTTTTATTTCCCAGGTATCATCATGCTTAGCATTTATACAAAAATATTCCGTGTTGCACAAAAACAAGCTAAATCCATTCAGGACTCAACAAAGAAAGTGCAATCGATGATAAgcaaagaggagaaaaaggcgacAAAAACTCTGGCCGTGATTATGGGCGTGTTTCTCTCACTTTGGACCCCATTTTTTATCTGCAATGTTATGAATCCTTTTACTGGTTATATGCTTCCTCCTGGATTGTTCAATATGCTGATTTGGACTGGATATTTAAATTCGACCTGTAACCCGATCGTGTACGCTTTTTTCTACAGGTGGTTTAGGAAAGCACTGTGGACTGTTTTATCTGGGAAAATATTTCAGGCAGGTTCTTCAAGAATTAATCTTTATTCACATTGA
- the LOC132871598 gene encoding trace amine-associated receptor 1-like, which translates to MDFDMNSSQILTLDIIPLCYEFSNSSCPKVVYPLLLRVPLYVFFSLVVVLTVFGNFFVILSIVHFKQLHMPTNYLVLSLAVTDLLLGGFLMPPSVIRSVESCWYLGNLFCKIHSSVGTTLCTASIINLCFISVDRYYAVCHPLLYQTIITPFVTLVMISICWSVSFAVGFGIIFLGLNILGMEDFYHENFVCEGGCILFQTAASSTVSSLLSFYFPGIIMLSIYTKIFRVAQKQAKSIQDSTKKVQSMISKEEKKATKTLAVIMGVFLSLWTPFFICNVIDPFIGYLIPPVLFDMLVWTGYLNSTCNPIVYAFFYRWFRKALWTVLSGKIFQSGSSRINLYSH; encoded by the coding sequence ATGGATTTTGACATGAACTCGAGCCAAATTCTGACGTTGGACATCATTCCACTTTGCTACGAATTTTCCAACAGCTCCTGCCCAAAAGTTGTTTACCCGCTCCTCCTCAGAGTGCCGCTCTATGTCTTTTTCAGCTTGGTGGTGGTTCTGACGGTATTCGGAAACTTTTTTGTCATCCTGAGCATCGTTCATTTTAAACAGCTCCACATGCCGACGAATTATCTCGTCCTGTCTTTGGCTGTAACGGATTTGTTGTTAGGAGGATTTTTAATGCCTCCGAGCGTGATTCGATCTGTCGAGTCTTGCTGGTATTTGGGGAATCTCTTCTGTAAAATTCACAGCAGTGTTGGTACCACATTGTGCACCGCATCCATTATAAACCTGTGTTTCATATCTGTTGATCGATATTATGCTGTGTGTCATCCATTGTTGTATCAGACCATAATTACACCTTTTGTCACATTGGTTATGATTTCCATTTGCTGGAGCGTTTCATTCGCAGTTGGATTTGGAATAATATTTCTTGGTCTCAACATCCTGGGCATGGAAGACTTTTATCACGAAAACTTTGTCTGTGAAGGTGGTTGTATTTTGTTCCAAACTGCCGCCTCCAGCACCGTTTCATCTTTGCTCTCTTTTTATTTCCCAGGTATCATCATGCTTAGCATTTATACAAAAATATTCCGTGTTGCACAAAAACAAGCCAAATCCATTCAGGACTCAACAAAGAAAGTGCAATCGATGATAAgcaaagaggagaaaaaggccacaaAAACTCTGGCGGTGATTATGGGCGTGTTTCTCTCACTTTGGACCCCATTTTTTATCTGCAATGTCATTGATCCTTTTATTGGTTATTTGATTCCTCCTGTCTTGTTTGATATGCTGGTTTGGACTGGATATTTAAATTCGACCTGTAACCCGATCGTGTACGCTTTTTTCTACAGGTGGTTTAGGAAAGCACTGTGGACTGTTTTATCTGGGAAAATATTTCAGTCAGGTTCTTCAAGAATTAATCTTTATTCACATTGA